A genomic segment from Pseudomonas mendocina encodes:
- a CDS encoding alpha/beta fold hydrolase: MNAPLLPHERPPHLLDIDSDGLRLRTYIWDKADAPTLLLVHGYPDSHEIWRPLIRELAGDYRIVAYDVRGFGASAVPKRLRDYRLEQLGRDLEAVVQATSAGRPVHLIAHDWGSIQSWEAVTEPRIQPLLASYTSISGPCLDHVGHWMRERLSLRRPEALLQALGQLLSSWYIAFFHIPLLPELGWRLGLDRAWPRLLRRLEGVRSLPPSPTQRSDGMRGVQLYRANFIRSLFRPRSRSTRVPVQLIVPLRDRFVRPQLFEDLQHWAPLLTRREVSAGHWQLLAEPTALAGWLRDYVNRLEQARARSDRPEGNPN; this comes from the coding sequence ATGAACGCTCCGCTGCTGCCTCATGAGCGGCCACCGCACCTGTTGGATATCGATAGCGATGGCCTGCGCCTGCGCACCTACATCTGGGACAAGGCTGATGCCCCGACCCTGCTGTTGGTGCATGGCTATCCGGACAGTCATGAGATCTGGCGGCCGCTGATCCGTGAGCTGGCCGGCGACTACCGAATCGTCGCTTACGATGTACGCGGCTTTGGAGCGTCCGCAGTGCCGAAGCGCCTGCGCGACTACCGCCTGGAGCAGTTGGGACGCGACCTCGAAGCAGTGGTACAGGCCACCAGTGCGGGTCGTCCGGTGCACCTGATCGCCCATGACTGGGGTTCCATTCAGAGCTGGGAGGCTGTGACCGAACCGCGTATCCAGCCGCTGCTGGCGTCCTACACCAGCATCTCCGGCCCTTGCCTCGACCATGTCGGCCACTGGATGCGCGAGCGCTTGAGCCTGCGTCGGCCTGAGGCGCTGTTGCAGGCGCTGGGACAGTTGCTCAGCTCCTGGTACATCGCCTTCTTCCACATCCCGCTGCTACCGGAACTGGGCTGGCGCCTGGGCCTGGATCGGGCCTGGCCCAGGCTGCTGCGGCGTCTCGAAGGCGTGCGCAGCCTGCCGCCGAGCCCGACGCAGCGCAGCGACGGCATGCGCGGGGTGCAGTTGTACCGCGCCAACTTCATACGCAGTCTGTTCAGACCGCGCTCGCGCAGCACCCGCGTACCGGTGCAACTGATCGTGCCGCTGAGAGACCGCTTCGTGCGTCCGCAGCTATTCGAGGATTTGCAGCACTGGGCGCCACTGCTGACTCGTCGAGAAGTCAGCGCCGGCCATTGGCAATTGTTGGCCGAACCCACTGCGCTAGCCGGCTGGCTGCGCGACTACGTGAACAGACTCGAACAGGCCCGCGCTCGCTCGGACCGACCGGAAGGTAACCCGAACTAG
- the grxD gene encoding Grx4 family monothiol glutaredoxin — translation MDIIETIKEQIANNTVLLYMKGSPNAPQCGFSARAAQVVMGCGEKFAYVDILQNPEIRANLPKYANWPTFPQLWVGGELVGGSDILTEMYEKGELQTLIKDAVSKAGA, via the coding sequence ATGGATATCATCGAAACCATCAAAGAGCAGATCGCCAACAACACCGTTCTGCTGTACATGAAAGGCTCGCCCAACGCCCCGCAGTGTGGCTTCTCTGCCCGTGCTGCGCAGGTGGTGATGGGCTGCGGCGAGAAGTTCGCCTATGTCGACATCCTGCAGAACCCGGAAATCCGCGCCAACCTGCCGAAGTACGCCAACTGGCCGACCTTCCCGCAGTTGTGGGTCGGTGGTGAGCTGGTCGGCGGTAGCGACATCCTCACCGAGATGTACGAGAAGGGCGAACTGCAGACCCTGATCAAGGATGCCGTGAGCAAAGCCGGCGCCTGA
- the rmuC gene encoding DNA recombination protein RmuC yields the protein MPIDPLSLAVGAVVALVPLLAALWSLQRRLTREQGEQALLQERLEHAQLSQAGLLAQLDACRAELAEVSEIKVDQQTELAGLRRENELLQQERQIAREAAQSWNQQRERNEAELRRLTAECAALAAELQENRDNQQQRLDDLQGARNELRAQFSELATKIFDEREQRFAETSQQRLGQLLDPLKERIQAFEKRVDESYQQEARERFSLSKELERLQQLNQRLGDEATNLTRALKGQKTQGNWGELVLERVLEHAGLEKGREYQTQVSLKGAGGERFQPDVLIRLPGDKQVIVDAKVSLSAYQQYVSAVDEPIRQQALKQHLISLRSHLKGLSGKDYQRLEGLHSLDFVLLFVPIEAAFAAALQAEPDLFQEAFEQQVVIVSPTTLLATLRVIDSLWRQERQGQNAREIAERAGQLYDKFVAFVADLDEMGNRLQQLDKAYASARNKLVDGRGNLVGRVENLKLLGARASKSLPGELLERSADLPALDELGE from the coding sequence ATGCCAATCGATCCCCTTTCTCTTGCCGTCGGTGCAGTCGTCGCGCTGGTGCCGCTGTTGGCGGCGCTCTGGTCACTGCAACGCCGGCTGACGCGCGAACAAGGTGAGCAGGCGCTGCTGCAGGAACGCCTGGAGCATGCCCAGCTAAGCCAGGCCGGCCTGCTGGCGCAACTCGACGCCTGCCGTGCGGAACTGGCCGAGGTCAGTGAGATCAAGGTAGACCAGCAGACCGAGCTGGCCGGCCTGCGCCGTGAGAACGAACTGCTGCAGCAGGAACGGCAGATCGCCCGCGAGGCCGCGCAATCCTGGAACCAGCAACGCGAGCGTAACGAAGCCGAGCTGCGCCGTCTGACCGCAGAATGCGCGGCGCTGGCGGCTGAGCTGCAGGAGAACCGCGACAACCAGCAGCAGCGTCTCGATGACCTGCAGGGCGCACGCAACGAACTGCGCGCCCAGTTCTCCGAGTTGGCGACGAAAATCTTCGATGAGCGCGAGCAGCGTTTCGCCGAGACCAGCCAGCAGCGCCTCGGTCAGTTGCTCGACCCGCTGAAGGAGCGCATCCAGGCGTTCGAGAAACGTGTCGACGAGAGTTATCAACAAGAGGCGCGCGAACGCTTTTCCCTGAGCAAGGAGCTGGAGCGCCTGCAGCAACTCAACCAGCGCCTGGGCGACGAGGCAACCAACCTGACGCGTGCGCTCAAGGGGCAGAAGACCCAGGGCAACTGGGGCGAGCTGGTGTTGGAGCGTGTGCTGGAGCATGCCGGCCTGGAGAAGGGGCGGGAATACCAGACCCAAGTCAGCCTCAAGGGTGCAGGTGGCGAGCGTTTCCAGCCTGACGTGCTGATCCGTCTACCCGGCGACAAGCAGGTGATCGTCGATGCCAAGGTTAGCCTCAGTGCCTACCAGCAGTATGTCTCTGCGGTGGACGAGCCGATTCGCCAGCAGGCGCTCAAGCAACATCTGATCTCACTGCGCAGCCACCTCAAGGGCTTGTCCGGCAAGGACTACCAGCGCCTCGAGGGCCTGCACAGCCTGGATTTCGTCCTGCTCTTCGTGCCGATCGAGGCCGCTTTCGCAGCAGCGCTGCAGGCCGAACCGGACCTGTTCCAGGAAGCCTTCGAGCAGCAGGTGGTGATCGTCAGCCCGACCACCTTGCTGGCGACCTTGCGGGTGATCGACAGCCTGTGGCGCCAGGAGCGCCAGGGCCAGAACGCGCGCGAGATCGCCGAGCGCGCCGGCCAGCTGTACGACAAGTTTGTTGCCTTCGTTGCCGACCTGGACGAAATGGGTAATCGCCTGCAGCAACTGGACAAGGCCTATGCCAGCGCGCGCAACAAGCTGGTCGACGGCCGTGGCAACCTCGTTGGCCGTGTGGAAAACCTCAAGCTGTTGGGCGCCCGGGCGAGCAAGAGCCTGCCGGGCGAGTTGCTCGAACGCTCTGCCGATCTGCCGGCATTGGACGAACTGGGCGAGTGA
- a CDS encoding SEL1-like repeat protein — MRVALWLLDSPRLGQTPSVKRIAGNLLKQPARKGCVQAQSRLGQLLCRDCGNTRDRRIGYELLRQAARAGDRGAQLELERLSR, encoded by the coding sequence ATGCGTGTCGCGCTATGGCTGCTCGACAGTCCACGTCTGGGGCAAACGCCCAGCGTCAAGCGAATCGCCGGCAACTTGCTCAAGCAGCCCGCGCGCAAAGGTTGCGTGCAGGCGCAAAGCCGCCTGGGCCAACTGCTCTGCCGCGACTGTGGCAACACCCGCGACCGTCGTATCGGTTATGAATTACTGCGCCAGGCCGCTCGTGCCGGCGACCGCGGTGCTCAGCTGGAGCTGGAGCGCCTTTCACGCTGA
- a CDS encoding YnbE family lipoprotein, with the protein MRTYRLLAALSLGLLCQACTPTVQLAMPNEPININLNVKVEHEIYIKVDKALDNVFNEDSGLF; encoded by the coding sequence ATGCGCACGTACCGCCTCCTCGCAGCCCTTAGCCTGGGGCTGCTGTGCCAGGCCTGTACCCCGACGGTGCAGCTGGCCATGCCCAACGAGCCGATCAACATCAACCTCAACGTCAAGGTCGAGCACGAGATCTACATCAAGGTGGACAAGGCGCTGGACAATGTCTTCAACGAAGACAGTGGCCTCTTCTAA
- a CDS encoding YdbH domain-containing protein: protein MSRRRFWLSICIAIPALLSLLAVYVGYRVQQLLEEQHIELDWQGFTLTWRGLQLHEVNLMQRDQGELRAHAKQLQLLWLANEAPRYRLTAQTLRVDWLPADSQAQPPADSRLDANLRTMLNALPWLPRRIELDDVQAQLPCSSGRCVLDGELDLLRLDDTLQLRLRLLRENHNALLQAHLQGLDGALDSTRQLQLTLHLDEQQQLELRSDLAAQGDALQWNGDLLLAPLQEIAWVAAWLSEWTPLDTANLPATPQQAGIIAQWQLQLPQTTRQLGDLLVAPGWLRVDAQLPQPWPMPGLGLISGELQLDLLNTTGLWQARKLHGDLHLDIRDAPWLAALPSGLRANHLQLQLQPLESRVDNELALQLSLAGEGALEMQANAELGLQQSRDWALEVRQLQLDARSKRVDLGNNRADGLQLNLELSGNVTAQQLQLALAAHSRLEIQRLRGTDLDLRQVRLSLDGLGMAGAPHAPRLSGPLTLRVQNLQHPQLQAQGWQWQGRIEADDAHQKLDGALLVDSGLSLALGLNNTADGLTLNATLDELFLRAGNPLAQTLANWPPLLTLDNGRIQADASLNMPSDKPLQLKAQLSGKGLAGIYDRSTLSGVDGELHLQLAGDRLTLALPSLSAKQIDPGIALGPLQLQANYQASLQHPMAGKLSHQRAELGILGGSLRLEPATWALDQSTQLLPLKLSGLDLQELFRVYPAEGLEGNGLLDGTLPLRLGKTLSIEQGLIEARTPGGRLRFHSPRIRAMGQTNPGMKLVTDALEDFHYDLLSSSLDYDQSGTLRLGMRLHGQNPAIEQGRPIHFNINLEEDIPTLLASLQLTDKVSDIIQQRIQQRMRQRVPQETKE, encoded by the coding sequence ATGAGCCGCCGGCGTTTCTGGCTGAGCATCTGCATAGCGATTCCGGCGCTGCTGTCGCTACTGGCCGTCTATGTGGGCTATCGCGTTCAGCAGTTGCTGGAAGAACAGCATATCGAGCTGGACTGGCAGGGTTTCACCCTCACCTGGCGTGGCCTGCAGTTGCATGAGGTGAACCTGATGCAGCGCGACCAGGGTGAATTGCGGGCCCATGCCAAGCAACTTCAACTGCTATGGCTGGCCAACGAGGCGCCGCGCTACCGCCTGACTGCGCAGACTCTGCGAGTGGACTGGCTACCGGCGGATTCGCAGGCGCAGCCCCCGGCAGACAGCAGGCTGGACGCCAACCTTCGGACGATGCTCAACGCCCTGCCCTGGCTGCCGAGGCGGATCGAACTAGATGACGTCCAGGCGCAACTGCCTTGCAGCAGCGGCCGCTGCGTACTCGACGGCGAGCTCGACCTGCTGCGTCTAGACGACACCTTGCAACTGCGTTTGCGGCTGCTACGCGAAAACCACAATGCGCTATTGCAAGCACACTTGCAGGGCCTCGATGGTGCACTGGACAGCACGCGCCAACTGCAACTGACCCTGCACCTCGATGAACAGCAGCAACTGGAACTGCGCAGCGACCTGGCCGCTCAGGGCGATGCACTGCAATGGAACGGCGACCTGCTACTGGCACCGCTGCAGGAAATCGCCTGGGTCGCTGCCTGGCTGAGCGAATGGACACCACTGGACACGGCCAACCTGCCAGCGACGCCGCAGCAAGCCGGCATCATCGCCCAGTGGCAATTGCAGCTGCCGCAGACCACCCGCCAGCTAGGCGATCTGCTGGTCGCGCCTGGATGGCTACGTGTCGACGCCCAACTGCCGCAACCCTGGCCCATGCCCGGCCTCGGTCTGATCAGCGGTGAACTGCAGCTCGACCTGCTCAACACCACCGGCCTGTGGCAAGCCCGCAAATTGCACGGCGACCTGCATCTCGATATCCGCGACGCGCCCTGGCTGGCCGCGCTGCCAAGCGGCCTTCGGGCAAACCATCTGCAGTTGCAACTGCAGCCGCTGGAGAGCCGCGTGGATAACGAACTGGCCCTGCAACTGAGCCTCGCCGGAGAGGGGGCGCTAGAAATGCAGGCCAACGCCGAGCTTGGCCTGCAGCAATCGCGCGACTGGGCGCTCGAGGTGCGCCAGTTGCAGCTCGACGCCCGCAGCAAACGCGTGGATCTGGGCAACAATCGAGCCGATGGTCTGCAGCTGAATCTCGAGCTGTCTGGCAATGTCACGGCGCAACAGCTGCAACTCGCGTTGGCCGCCCACTCAAGGCTGGAGATCCAGCGCCTGCGCGGCACCGATCTGGACCTGCGACAGGTTCGCTTGTCCCTCGACGGCCTGGGCATGGCCGGCGCACCCCATGCGCCGAGGCTGTCCGGCCCGCTGACGCTGCGCGTGCAGAATCTGCAGCATCCCCAATTGCAGGCCCAGGGCTGGCAATGGCAAGGCCGGATAGAGGCCGACGACGCCCACCAGAAACTCGATGGCGCCCTGCTGGTCGACTCCGGCCTTAGCCTGGCCCTAGGCCTGAACAACACAGCCGATGGGCTGACGCTGAACGCCACGCTCGACGAACTTTTCCTACGTGCCGGTAACCCGCTGGCGCAAACCCTGGCCAACTGGCCGCCACTGTTGACCCTGGACAATGGCCGCATCCAGGCCGACGCCAGCCTGAATATGCCCAGCGACAAGCCCCTGCAACTCAAGGCGCAGCTCAGCGGCAAGGGCCTGGCCGGTATCTACGATCGCAGCACGCTGAGCGGTGTGGACGGCGAACTGCACCTGCAACTGGCGGGCGATCGCCTGACGCTGGCACTGCCGAGCCTCAGTGCCAAACAGATCGATCCCGGCATTGCCCTAGGCCCGTTGCAATTGCAGGCCAACTATCAGGCCAGCCTGCAACATCCGATGGCCGGCAAACTCAGCCATCAGCGTGCGGAGCTAGGCATTCTTGGCGGCAGCCTGCGCCTGGAACCGGCGACCTGGGCGCTGGATCAATCCACCCAGTTGCTGCCGCTAAAGCTCAGTGGCCTGGACCTGCAGGAGCTGTTTCGCGTCTATCCGGCCGAAGGGCTGGAAGGCAATGGCCTGCTCGATGGAACCTTGCCGCTGCGCCTGGGCAAAACGCTCAGCATCGAGCAGGGGCTGATCGAAGCGCGCACTCCGGGCGGCCGCCTGCGCTTTCACTCGCCACGCATCCGCGCCATGGGTCAGACCAACCCGGGTATGAAGCTGGTCACCGATGCGCTGGAAGACTTCCACTACGATCTGCTCAGCAGTAGCCTCGACTACGATCAGTCCGGCACACTGCGTCTCGGTATGCGTCTACATGGACAGAACCCGGCCATCGAACAGGGCCGCCCGATTCACTTCAACATCAATCTGGAAGAAGACATTCCGACCCTGCTGGCGAGCCTGCAACTGACCGACAAGGTCAGCGACATCATCCAGCAACGGATCCAGCAACGGATGCGCCAGCGTGTCCCCCAAGAAACCAAGGAGTAG
- a CDS encoding MerR family transcriptional regulator: MTEISMFFQRLLGNAASEAATAAEYTVDELARAAQTTVRNVRAYQDRGLLPPPERRGRVGIYGAEHLARLRLIGQLLERGYSIASIRELFDAWAQGRDLAHVLGLDQAIRGPGEPEQPGRLEFAELQAIFGDGLDDALIDRAQAMGLLQFAGDHLRVPSPRLFAAGVELYRAGIPLPALLDELESIRRHVEQVSTGIVQMIVGHLVNPLLQSSLPRADQLEGLSAQLLQLRPLVEQVVEAELARGLPVAANRELSERVHQLLQGFLQRG; this comes from the coding sequence ATGACTGAGATTTCCATGTTCTTCCAGCGCCTGCTTGGCAACGCTGCGTCCGAGGCGGCGACGGCTGCCGAATACACCGTCGACGAGTTGGCCCGGGCGGCGCAGACCACCGTGCGCAACGTGCGTGCCTATCAGGACCGCGGATTGCTGCCGCCACCTGAGCGGCGCGGACGAGTGGGCATCTATGGCGCTGAGCACCTGGCGCGCCTGCGTCTGATTGGCCAGTTGCTGGAGCGTGGCTACAGCATCGCCAGTATTCGTGAGCTGTTCGATGCCTGGGCCCAGGGCCGCGACCTCGCTCACGTGTTGGGGCTCGACCAGGCCATTCGTGGGCCTGGTGAACCCGAGCAGCCAGGACGCCTGGAGTTCGCCGAGTTGCAGGCAATTTTCGGTGATGGCCTGGATGATGCGCTGATCGACCGTGCCCAGGCCATGGGCCTGCTGCAATTTGCGGGTGACCACCTCAGGGTGCCCAGCCCGCGCCTGTTCGCCGCGGGCGTCGAGCTGTACCGCGCCGGCATCCCGCTGCCGGCGCTACTCGATGAGCTGGAGTCGATTCGCCGGCACGTCGAACAGGTATCCACCGGTATCGTGCAGATGATTGTCGGGCACCTGGTCAATCCGCTGCTGCAGAGTTCGCTGCCCCGTGCCGATCAGCTGGAAGGGCTCAGCGCCCAGCTGCTGCAGTTGCGCCCGCTGGTCGAACAGGTGGTCGAGGCAGAGCTGGCGCGCGGCCTGCCGGTGGCCGCCAACCGTGAGCTGAGCGAGCGTGTGCACCAATTGCTGCAGGGCTTCCTGCAACGCGGTTAG
- a CDS encoding hybrid sensor histidine kinase/response regulator, with product MSLSPGLIAAVALIYMAILFAIAFYGDRRSAPMPPKVRAWVYSLSLAVYCTSWTFFGAVGQAAEQLWSFLPIYLGPIILLLTMPWVLQKMVMISKQENITSIADFIAARYGKSQSLAIVVALICLVGVLPYIALQLKGIVLGVNLLIGVHAQDTGTSAQDTALIVSLALALFTILFGTRNLDVTEHHRGMVLAIAFESLVKLLAFLAVGAFVTFGLYNGFNDLLEQAHNTAELDDFWNEAVNWPAMLVQTGMAMIAIVCLPRQFHVTVVENIEPKDLRLARWVFPAYLVLAVLFVVPIALAGQMLLPAGITPDSFVISLPLAEAHPGLAVLAFIGGASAATGMVIVASVALSTMISNDMLLPWLLRRQSTERPFEAFRHWMLTARRVSIVLILLLAYVCYRLLGEGTSLATIGQVSFAAIGQLAPAMFGALVWKQANRRGVFAGLIFGAMLWFYTLVLPLAARGMGWSLDSFPGLTALLYAPIGLQVDPLTRGVVLSLAGNMLLFAWVSWFSRTRVSEHWQAGRFIGHDLGTKPSGRSLLAVQVADLLMLSSRFVGEERARQSFTRFALRQGKGKDFDPNQPANSEWIAHTERLLAGVLGASSTRAVVKAAIEGREMQVEDVVRIVDEASEVLQFNRALLQGAIENITQGISVVDQNLRLVAWNHRYLELFEYPEGLIYVGRPIAEIIRFNAERGMLGGGNVEENVAKRLYWMRQGTAHSYERVFPNGRVIELIGNPMPGGGFVMSFTDITEFREAERALKDANESLEQRVAERTFELSKLNQALTEAKAHAEAANQSKTRFLAAVSHDLMQPLNAARLFSAALAHQDEALPSEAQELVRHLDSSLRSAEDLITDLLDISRLENGRITPDRHPFALSSLFDTLSAEFGVLAAEQGIDLRVHGSRQWIDSDIKLLRRVLQNFLTNAFRYAKGRVVLGVRREGEQLRLEVWDRGMGIPEDKRKVIFEEFKRLDSHQTRAEKGLGLGLAIADGLCRVLAHRLEVRSWPGKGSVFSVSVPLVRKPAPKPQGTSASVVDGQPLQGTQVICIDNEDSILTGMYSLLSRWGCQVWTARNRLECEHLLSEDVHPQLALVDYHLDEGETGTELMAWLRTRMGEPVPGVVISADGRPELVAEVHAAGLDYLPKPVKPAALRALLSRHLILRG from the coding sequence ATGTCGCTGTCCCCCGGGTTGATCGCCGCGGTCGCCCTGATCTACATGGCCATTCTTTTCGCCATCGCCTTCTATGGCGACCGCCGTAGTGCGCCGATGCCGCCGAAAGTCCGCGCCTGGGTCTACTCGTTGTCGCTTGCGGTCTATTGCACCAGTTGGACCTTCTTCGGCGCCGTCGGCCAGGCAGCCGAACAACTGTGGTCGTTCCTGCCGATCTACCTCGGTCCGATCATCCTGCTGCTGACCATGCCCTGGGTGCTGCAGAAGATGGTGATGATCAGCAAGCAGGAGAACATCACCTCGATCGCCGACTTCATCGCCGCGCGTTACGGCAAGTCGCAGTCGCTGGCCATCGTCGTAGCCCTGATCTGCCTGGTCGGCGTGCTGCCCTACATCGCCCTGCAGCTCAAGGGCATCGTGCTCGGTGTCAATCTGCTAATTGGCGTGCACGCCCAGGATACCGGTACCAGCGCCCAGGACACCGCGCTGATCGTATCGCTGGCGCTGGCGCTGTTCACCATTCTGTTCGGCACACGCAACCTCGACGTCACCGAGCACCACCGCGGCATGGTGCTGGCCATCGCCTTCGAATCGCTGGTCAAGCTGCTGGCCTTCCTGGCCGTCGGCGCATTCGTCACCTTCGGCCTGTACAACGGCTTCAACGACCTGCTGGAGCAGGCACACAACACCGCCGAGCTGGACGACTTCTGGAACGAGGCGGTGAACTGGCCGGCGATGCTGGTGCAGACCGGCATGGCCATGATCGCCATCGTCTGCCTGCCGCGGCAGTTCCACGTCACCGTGGTGGAAAACATCGAACCCAAGGACCTGCGCCTGGCGCGCTGGGTATTCCCGGCCTATCTGGTGCTGGCCGTATTGTTCGTCGTCCCTATCGCCCTGGCCGGCCAGATGCTGCTGCCAGCCGGCATCACACCAGATTCCTTCGTCATCAGTCTGCCGCTGGCCGAAGCCCATCCGGGGCTCGCGGTGCTGGCCTTCATCGGCGGCGCCTCGGCAGCCACCGGCATGGTGATCGTCGCCTCGGTTGCGCTGTCGACCATGATTTCCAACGACATGTTGCTGCCCTGGCTGCTGCGCCGGCAGAGCACCGAGCGGCCGTTCGAGGCGTTTCGCCACTGGATGCTCACCGCCCGCCGCGTCAGCATCGTGCTGATTCTGCTGCTGGCCTACGTCTGCTATCGCCTACTCGGTGAAGGCACCAGCCTGGCGACCATCGGCCAGGTTTCGTTCGCCGCCATCGGCCAGCTGGCGCCGGCCATGTTCGGCGCGCTGGTGTGGAAGCAGGCCAACCGTCGTGGCGTATTCGCCGGCCTGATCTTCGGCGCCATGCTCTGGTTCTACACCCTGGTGCTGCCGCTGGCGGCACGTGGCATGGGTTGGTCGCTGGACAGCTTCCCCGGGCTCACCGCCCTGCTCTACGCCCCCATCGGCCTGCAGGTCGACCCGCTGACGCGCGGCGTGGTGCTGTCACTGGCTGGCAACATGCTGCTGTTCGCCTGGGTTTCCTGGTTCTCCCGAACCCGGGTTTCCGAGCACTGGCAGGCTGGGCGTTTCATCGGCCATGACCTGGGCACCAAGCCCAGCGGCCGCAGCCTGCTGGCAGTCCAGGTGGCCGACCTGCTGATGCTCTCCAGCCGTTTCGTCGGCGAGGAACGTGCGCGCCAGAGCTTCACCCGCTTCGCCCTGCGCCAGGGCAAAGGCAAGGACTTCGATCCCAACCAGCCGGCCAATAGCGAATGGATCGCGCATACCGAGCGCCTGCTCGCTGGCGTACTCGGTGCATCGTCGACCCGCGCAGTGGTCAAGGCCGCCATCGAAGGCCGCGAGATGCAGGTCGAGGATGTGGTGCGTATCGTCGACGAAGCCAGTGAAGTGCTGCAGTTCAACCGTGCCTTGCTGCAGGGAGCGATCGAGAACATCACCCAGGGCATCAGCGTGGTCGACCAGAACCTGCGCCTGGTGGCCTGGAACCATCGCTACCTGGAATTGTTCGAGTACCCCGAAGGCCTGATCTACGTGGGGCGGCCGATTGCCGAGATCATCCGCTTCAACGCCGAACGCGGCATGCTCGGTGGCGGCAATGTCGAAGAGAACGTCGCCAAGCGCCTGTACTGGATGCGTCAGGGCACCGCCCACAGCTATGAACGGGTATTCCCCAATGGCCGGGTGATCGAGCTGATCGGCAATCCCATGCCGGGCGGTGGATTCGTCATGAGCTTCACCGATATCACCGAGTTCCGCGAAGCCGAACGCGCCCTCAAGGACGCCAACGAAAGCCTCGAACAGCGGGTCGCCGAACGGACCTTCGAACTGTCGAAACTGAACCAGGCACTGACCGAGGCCAAAGCCCATGCCGAGGCCGCCAACCAGTCGAAAACGCGCTTTCTCGCTGCAGTCAGCCATGACCTGATGCAACCGCTCAATGCCGCCAGGTTGTTCTCCGCGGCACTGGCTCATCAGGATGAAGCCTTGCCCAGCGAAGCCCAGGAGCTGGTCAGGCACCTGGACAGCTCGCTGCGCTCAGCCGAAGATCTGATCACCGACCTGCTGGATATCTCGCGCCTGGAGAACGGGCGGATCACGCCCGATCGCCATCCCTTCGCCCTGTCCAGCCTGTTCGACACCCTCTCCGCCGAGTTCGGCGTGCTGGCTGCCGAACAGGGCATCGATCTGCGCGTGCATGGCAGCCGGCAATGGATCGACAGCGACATCAAATTGCTGCGCCGGGTGCTGCAGAACTTCCTGACCAACGCCTTCCGCTATGCCAAGGGACGCGTGGTGCTGGGCGTACGCCGCGAAGGCGAGCAATTGCGCCTGGAGGTCTGGGACCGCGGCATGGGCATCCCCGAGGACAAGCGCAAGGTGATATTCGAGGAGTTCAAGCGCCTGGATAGCCACCAGACCCGCGCCGAGAAAGGCCTGGGCCTGGGCCTGGCGATTGCCGACGGCCTGTGCCGCGTGCTTGCTCACCGCCTGGAGGTGCGCTCCTGGCCGGGCAAGGGCAGCGTATTCAGCGTCAGCGTGCCGCTGGTGAGAAAACCGGCGCCGAAACCACAAGGCACCAGCGCATCGGTAGTCGATGGCCAACCGCTGCAGGGCACTCAAGTGATCTGCATCGACAACGAGGACAGCATCCTCACCGGCATGTACAGCCTGCTCTCGCGTTGGGGCTGCCAGGTATGGACGGCGCGCAACCGCCTGGAGTGCGAACATTTGCTCAGCGAGGACGTGCATCCGCAACTGGCGCTGGTTGACTATCACCTCGACGAGGGCGAGACCGGCACCGAGCTCATGGCCTGGCTACGCACCCGTATGGGCGAACCCGTGCCCGGCGTGGTGATCAGCGCCGACGGGCGTCCTGAGCTGGTTGCCGAAGTGCATGCCGCCGGCCTCGACTACCTGCCCAAGCCGGTCAAGCCGGCTGCCCTGCGCGCCCTGCTCAGCCGTCATCTGATCTTGCGCGGTTAG
- a CDS encoding YdbL family protein — protein sequence MIRYLSTLLLALTLSLPAYALNLNQAMSALGDAKASGQLGEQPNGYLGVVKSGGQADEIAHLINQARRAEYQKVAKDNGISLSDVEAIAGKKAIERTPKGQFIQLNGQWLQK from the coding sequence ATGATTCGATACCTTTCGACACTGCTGCTGGCACTGACCCTGAGCCTGCCGGCCTATGCGCTGAACCTCAACCAGGCCATGAGCGCCCTGGGCGACGCCAAGGCCAGCGGCCAACTGGGCGAGCAGCCCAATGGCTATCTGGGCGTGGTCAAATCCGGCGGTCAGGCCGACGAAATCGCCCATCTGATCAACCAGGCGCGCCGCGCCGAATACCAGAAGGTGGCCAAGGACAACGGCATCAGCCTGAGCGACGTGGAAGCCATCGCCGGCAAGAAGGCCATCGAGCGCACGCCCAAGGGCCAGTTCATCCAGCTGAACGGCCAGTGGCTGCAGAAGTAA